One region of Polynucleobacter sp. SHI8 genomic DNA includes:
- the phaZ gene encoding polyhydroxyalkanoate depolymerase, with amino-acid sequence MLYQLQEFNRALLEPLSSWAQTTAKAFINPNNPLSYYPISQRIAAGYELLYRLGKEYEKPDFGIRTIDVLGKKVTVTEFTSLKKPFCNLMRFKRYSDDVDVIKAMKKEPIVLVVAPLSGHHSSLLRDTVSVLLQNHKVYLTDWVDARLVPTSEGKFHLDDYVYYIQDFIRFIGADNLHVISVCQPTVPVLAAISLMASNGEKTPVTMTMMGGPIDARKSPTAVNSLAMTKSFEWFENNVIYTVPPNHTGAGRKVYPGFLQHAGFVAMNPDRHLRSHWDYFQDLLKGDALDAEAHRKFYDEYNAVLDMDSAYYLETIKTVFQEFALPQGTWKVGGQLVRPQDIKKTALLAIEGELDDISGSGQTSAALELCAGIPKNNKEEFEVKGAGHYGIFSGRRWRESVYPKISEFIRKHPGTPITPVVTKTTTEAIKPSTQRVTTAKKVAQPVAAKKTVAVKSAAKPAVAKKVATKVTRTRTSATSRSKA; translated from the coding sequence ATGTTGTATCAACTCCAAGAATTTAATCGTGCTTTATTAGAGCCGCTAAGCTCATGGGCTCAAACGACTGCAAAAGCGTTTATAAACCCTAATAATCCCCTTTCTTATTATCCAATCTCGCAACGTATTGCAGCCGGATATGAACTTTTATACCGACTGGGCAAGGAGTATGAAAAGCCTGATTTTGGTATTAGAACGATTGATGTTCTGGGTAAAAAAGTAACTGTTACTGAGTTCACCTCTTTAAAAAAACCATTTTGTAATTTAATGCGTTTTAAGCGTTATTCTGATGATGTCGATGTGATTAAAGCGATGAAGAAAGAGCCGATCGTTTTGGTTGTTGCTCCATTATCTGGTCACCACTCTTCTTTACTCAGAGACACTGTTTCTGTTTTATTGCAAAACCATAAGGTTTATTTGACTGATTGGGTCGACGCTCGCCTCGTACCAACTTCTGAAGGCAAGTTTCATCTCGATGATTACGTCTACTATATCCAAGACTTCATTCGTTTCATTGGCGCTGATAATTTGCATGTCATTTCTGTATGCCAGCCTACAGTTCCTGTACTTGCGGCGATTTCTCTAATGGCTTCGAATGGTGAAAAAACACCTGTGACAATGACAATGATGGGCGGCCCCATCGATGCACGTAAATCACCAACAGCGGTTAACTCTTTAGCAATGACGAAATCATTCGAATGGTTTGAGAACAATGTGATTTATACCGTACCACCTAATCACACAGGTGCAGGTCGTAAAGTGTATCCAGGCTTCCTTCAACATGCTGGATTCGTCGCTATGAATCCTGATCGTCACTTGCGCTCACATTGGGACTATTTTCAGGACCTTCTTAAGGGTGATGCACTAGACGCAGAAGCACATCGTAAATTTTATGATGAATATAATGCTGTCCTTGATATGGATTCAGCCTATTACTTAGAAACCATTAAAACCGTTTTCCAAGAATTTGCACTCCCTCAAGGAACATGGAAAGTGGGTGGACAACTCGTTCGGCCGCAAGATATTAAAAAGACGGCTCTTCTTGCCATTGAAGGTGAACTCGATGATATTTCTGGTAGCGGCCAAACGAGTGCTGCTCTTGAGCTCTGTGCAGGTATTCCAAAAAATAATAAAGAAGAATTCGAAGTTAAAGGGGCTGGACACTACGGTATTTTCTCAGGCCGTCGTTGGCGCGAAAGCGTTTATCCAAAGATTTCTGAATTTATTCGTAAACACCCAGGCACTCCAATCACGCCAGTGGTTACCAAAACAACTACTGAGGCCATAAAACCCTCAACTCAGCGGGTCACAACTGCAAAGAAAGTAGCTCAACCGGTAGCGGCAAAGAAAACTGTTGCTGTTAAAAGTGCAGCAAAACCTGCTGTTGCAAAAAAAGTGGCTACTAAAGTGACTCGTACAAGAACATCTGCAACTTCTAGGTCGAAGGCCTAA
- a CDS encoding amino acid aminotransferase has translation MTLFSSVELAPRDPILGLYETFNADTRANKVNLGVGVYFTDEGKIPLLRAVQVAEKQILENPKSRGYLPIEGIATYNSAVQSLVFGADSPIIAQHRAVTFEGLGGTGALKVGADFIKRLKPNSQVAISDPSWENHRGLFEGAGFTVVNYPYYNPETRGVNFVAMKEFLLTMPADSVIVLHACCHNPTGADMSTDQWQEVVQICQSKNLIPFLDMAYQGFADGIFEDGIAVRLFAQSGMSFFISSSFSKSFSLYGERVGALTVVTQNADESSRVASQVKRVIRTNYSNPPTHGGAIVSIVLNSPELRAMWEEELAQMRDRIKQMRTQLIAELKAAGATKDFSFIAAQRGMFSYTGLSKDQVDHLIADHGVYAVGTGRICVASLNTKNIAYVAKAIAAVL, from the coding sequence ATGACACTCTTTTCCTCCGTTGAACTTGCCCCTCGTGACCCCATTCTTGGTCTTTATGAAACATTTAATGCAGATACGCGTGCAAATAAGGTGAACTTAGGTGTAGGAGTCTATTTTACGGACGAAGGAAAAATTCCTCTTCTGCGTGCTGTGCAAGTCGCTGAAAAACAAATTTTAGAAAACCCAAAATCTCGTGGCTATTTACCAATTGAGGGAATTGCTACTTATAACAGCGCTGTTCAATCCTTGGTTTTTGGTGCCGATAGTCCAATTATTGCCCAGCATCGTGCCGTGACCTTCGAAGGTCTTGGTGGTACTGGTGCTTTAAAAGTAGGGGCAGACTTTATTAAACGTTTAAAACCTAATTCACAAGTTGCGATTAGCGATCCAAGCTGGGAAAACCATCGTGGACTGTTTGAAGGTGCCGGCTTTACAGTCGTGAACTACCCCTATTACAACCCGGAAACACGTGGCGTGAACTTTGTCGCCATGAAAGAATTTCTTTTAACCATGCCTGCTGATAGCGTCATTGTCTTACATGCCTGCTGCCACAATCCGACTGGCGCAGATATGAGTACTGACCAATGGCAAGAAGTGGTGCAAATCTGTCAAAGTAAAAATTTAATACCATTTTTAGATATGGCTTACCAAGGCTTTGCGGATGGCATCTTCGAAGATGGCATCGCCGTTCGACTCTTTGCCCAGTCAGGTATGTCATTCTTTATTTCAAGCTCATTCTCTAAATCGTTCTCACTCTACGGTGAGCGAGTAGGCGCACTTACCGTCGTTACGCAAAATGCCGATGAGTCATCTCGTGTTGCATCACAAGTCAAACGCGTGATTCGTACAAACTACTCTAATCCCCCAACGCATGGTGGAGCCATTGTTTCGATTGTGCTCAACTCCCCTGAACTGAGAGCGATGTGGGAAGAAGAGCTTGCCCAAATGCGTGATCGTATTAAACAAATGCGTACCCAATTAATTGCAGAACTCAAAGCCGCAGGTGCAACTAAAGACTTCTCCTTTATTGCTGCCCAACGTGGCATGTTCTCCTACACAGGTCTTTCTAAAGATCAAGTAGATCACTTGATCGCTGACCATGGCGTTTATGCGGTTGGAACAGGCCGAATTTGTGTGGCGTCTTTAAATACAAAAAATATTGCCTATGTTGCAAAAGCAATAGCAGCTGTTTTATAG
- the uvrB gene encoding excinuclease ABC subunit UvrB, which yields MASRQSKGKSGKSERAAPISAPQLDESKFIDFPNSPFHLYQPFQPAGDQPTAIAGLVEGINDGESFQTLLGVTGSGKTYTMANVIAREGRPAIIFAPNKTLAAQLYSEFREFFPRNAVEYFVSYYDYYQPEAYVPQRDLFIEKDSSINEHIEQMRLSATKSLLERRDVIIVASVSAIYGIGNPGDYHKMVLTLRQGDKMSQSDAVKRLVAMQYERNEIDFSRGTFRVRGDTIDIFPAEHNELAVRLELFDDQIDSLQFFDPLTGKTKQRIARFTVYPGSHYVTPRETVLRAVEDIKVELRERLAELISQNKLVEAQRLEQRTRFDLEMLAELGFCKGIENYSRHLSGGKPGDAPPTLIDYLPQDALMFLDESHVLIGQFNGMYNGDRARKVTLVDFGFRLPSALDNRPLKFNEFESKMRQTVFVSATPADYENTKTGNVVEQVVRPTGLIDPEIQVLPATTQVDDLLDQIKLRVAQSERVLVTVLTKRMAEQLTDFLSDHGVKVRYVHSDIDTVERVEIIRDLRLGMFDVLVGINLLREGLDIPEVSLVAILDADKEGFLRSERSLIQTIGRAARNINGKAILYADRMTGSMQRAIAETQRRRTKQTAFNEANGITPVGVTKRIKDIIDGVYDVDDEKSQWQSQKEKAKYEDMGEKDLAKEIKRLEKEMQDFARNLEFEKAAQARDRLSKIRAMAFGALTPDHPLP from the coding sequence ATGGCCTCACGACAATCTAAAGGTAAAAGTGGCAAATCAGAGCGCGCAGCGCCGATTTCAGCCCCGCAATTAGACGAGTCCAAGTTTATTGATTTTCCGAACTCTCCTTTTCACTTATACCAGCCATTTCAGCCAGCGGGCGATCAACCAACTGCGATTGCTGGTTTAGTGGAAGGGATTAATGACGGCGAATCGTTTCAGACCCTTCTTGGAGTTACTGGCTCAGGTAAAACCTACACTATGGCGAACGTGATTGCACGGGAGGGTAGACCAGCAATTATTTTTGCCCCTAATAAAACCTTAGCAGCCCAGTTATATAGTGAGTTTCGTGAGTTTTTTCCAAGAAACGCGGTTGAGTATTTTGTCAGTTACTACGACTACTATCAGCCAGAGGCATATGTCCCACAGCGAGATTTATTCATTGAAAAAGATTCATCGATTAATGAGCATATTGAGCAGATGCGGCTCTCGGCTACAAAAAGTTTGCTCGAGCGACGTGATGTCATCATTGTTGCCAGTGTATCGGCAATCTACGGTATCGGTAATCCAGGGGATTATCACAAAATGGTTCTCACCCTTCGTCAAGGTGACAAGATGTCACAAAGCGACGCGGTTAAACGTTTAGTAGCGATGCAATATGAGCGCAATGAAATTGATTTTTCGCGAGGTACTTTTCGCGTAAGAGGCGACACGATTGATATTTTTCCAGCAGAGCATAACGAATTAGCTGTGCGACTCGAGCTCTTTGATGACCAGATTGATAGTTTGCAATTTTTTGATCCATTAACCGGAAAGACGAAGCAACGTATTGCCCGTTTCACGGTATATCCAGGTTCGCATTATGTTACCCCTAGAGAAACCGTTTTACGTGCTGTTGAGGACATTAAAGTTGAATTAAGAGAGCGATTGGCGGAACTTATTTCGCAAAATAAGTTGGTGGAAGCACAGCGCTTAGAGCAACGAACACGATTTGATCTTGAAATGCTAGCGGAGTTAGGTTTCTGTAAAGGTATTGAAAATTATTCACGTCATTTATCCGGTGGCAAACCAGGAGATGCCCCGCCTACCTTGATTGATTACTTGCCCCAAGATGCCTTAATGTTTTTAGATGAGTCCCACGTTTTGATTGGGCAGTTCAATGGCATGTATAACGGTGACCGAGCACGTAAAGTAACCTTAGTAGATTTTGGTTTTCGCTTACCTTCAGCCTTAGATAATCGACCACTTAAATTCAATGAATTTGAGAGCAAAATGCGTCAAACGGTTTTTGTTAGTGCAACGCCTGCTGATTATGAAAATACCAAAACCGGAAATGTTGTGGAGCAAGTAGTGAGACCAACAGGCCTGATTGACCCAGAGATCCAGGTATTACCAGCAACGACCCAAGTCGATGACTTATTGGATCAGATCAAATTAAGAGTTGCGCAGAGCGAAAGAGTATTAGTGACCGTTTTGACCAAGCGAATGGCAGAGCAATTAACGGACTTTTTATCCGATCATGGCGTTAAAGTTCGGTATGTTCATTCTGATATTGATACCGTTGAGCGCGTTGAGATTATTCGTGATTTACGTTTAGGCATGTTTGATGTGCTCGTTGGTATTAATTTGTTGCGGGAGGGCTTGGATATCCCAGAAGTTTCCTTAGTGGCGATTTTGGACGCGGATAAAGAAGGGTTCTTACGATCAGAGCGCAGTCTCATCCAAACGATCGGTCGTGCAGCACGAAATATCAATGGTAAAGCTATCTTGTATGCAGACCGAATGACGGGCTCTATGCAAAGAGCGATTGCTGAAACCCAGCGTCGTAGGACAAAACAAACGGCATTTAACGAAGCCAATGGCATTACGCCAGTAGGGGTAACTAAGCGCATCAAAGACATTATTGATGGTGTTTATGATGTCGATGATGAGAAATCCCAGTGGCAGTCGCAGAAAGAAAAAGCTAAATATGAAGATATGGGAGAGAAAGATTTAGCTAAAGAAATCAAGAGACTAGAGAAAGAGATGCAAGATTTTGCACGCAATCTCGAGTTCGAAAAAGCTGCTCAAGCTAGAGATCGCTTGAGTAAAATTAGAGCGATGGCATTTGGTGCGCTGACACCAGATCACCCCCTTCCTTAG
- a CDS encoding Fe-S cluster assembly transcription factor, with product MRLTTKGRFAVTAMIDLAMRQAEGPVTLAGISKRQKISLSYLEQLFGKLRRDRIVESTRGPGGGYSLCRDGSTITVADIITAVDEPIDATQCGGKGNCHGQDELNMQCMTHDLWSNLNKKMVDYLQSVTLKDLVAQQEQRQVVVLSPFINQNKPAQIAPNKNPSLNVVDAKSAKKEPAPKRFIVNSVFNLAQQN from the coding sequence ATGAGATTAACCACAAAAGGTCGTTTTGCAGTAACCGCAATGATTGATTTGGCCATGCGCCAGGCTGAAGGTCCTGTGACACTCGCAGGAATCAGTAAAAGGCAAAAAATTTCCCTATCTTACTTAGAGCAGCTCTTTGGTAAGTTGCGCCGTGATCGAATCGTCGAAAGTACACGTGGACCAGGTGGGGGTTATAGCTTGTGTCGAGATGGATCCACCATTACGGTGGCAGACATCATTACTGCTGTTGATGAACCAATCGATGCGACCCAGTGTGGTGGTAAAGGTAACTGTCACGGTCAAGATGAACTCAATATGCAGTGTATGACGCATGATTTATGGTCCAACTTGAACAAAAAGATGGTGGATTACCTCCAGTCGGTTACCTTAAAAGACTTAGTTGCGCAGCAAGAGCAGCGTCAAGTGGTAGTCCTTTCGCCTTTTATTAACCAAAACAAACCAGCTCAAATTGCGCCAAATAAAAACCCTTCACTCAATGTAGTGGATGCCAAGTCTGCCAAAAAAGAGCCTGCGCCAAAACGATTTATTGTTAATTCAGTATTCAATTTGGCACAACAAAACTAA